In Stieleria varia, one genomic interval encodes:
- a CDS encoding ROK family protein — MKELFAGVDLGGTAVKAAIADSDGTILTQDSIATHSHDGPNAVLKRIGEFLVDMSNRVSDGHGTLSGVGMGVPGLVDVQNGITKFLPNLTTQWRDVPVADLLSDQLGCPIRLLNDVRTATLGELHFGHGRDRPDITMVFIALGTGVGGGLVIDGRLRLGPLGAAGELGHQTILPQGPRCGCGSRGCLETLASGPAIASEGSRLMQIGLAPTLHDLVDGQGDNVTTKAMSIAAEHDPAIREAIVNAASYVGIAVANVITTLHPDMIVLGGGVAQFGRILLETVRAVVADRVRMFPTESIAIEQSQLGEQAGVMGAVALARSPVVD, encoded by the coding sequence ATGAAAGAATTATTCGCCGGCGTCGATCTCGGGGGCACCGCGGTCAAGGCGGCCATTGCGGACTCTGATGGCACGATCCTGACGCAAGATTCCATCGCCACGCATTCGCACGACGGCCCCAATGCCGTGCTGAAACGAATTGGCGAGTTTCTGGTCGACATGAGCAATCGTGTCTCGGACGGACATGGAACGCTCAGTGGCGTTGGCATGGGCGTCCCTGGATTGGTGGATGTCCAAAATGGGATCACAAAGTTTCTGCCGAATTTGACCACCCAATGGCGCGATGTGCCTGTGGCAGACCTGCTCTCTGATCAACTCGGCTGCCCGATTCGATTGCTCAATGACGTTCGCACCGCGACCCTCGGTGAGCTGCACTTTGGCCACGGACGGGACCGCCCGGACATCACGATGGTCTTCATCGCGTTGGGCACCGGAGTCGGCGGCGGACTAGTGATCGACGGCCGGCTACGTCTGGGTCCTCTCGGCGCGGCTGGCGAATTGGGGCACCAAACGATCTTGCCACAAGGTCCTCGATGTGGGTGCGGCAGCCGTGGTTGCCTGGAAACACTCGCCAGCGGACCGGCCATCGCATCGGAAGGCAGCCGGCTGATGCAAATCGGGCTCGCGCCGACCCTGCACGACTTGGTCGATGGTCAAGGAGACAATGTGACGACCAAAGCGATGTCGATCGCAGCGGAACACGATCCCGCGATCCGAGAAGCCATCGTGAATGCGGCAAGCTATGTCGGCATCGCCGTGGCCAACGTGATCACCACCCTGCACCCGGACATGATCGTGCTGGGAGGCGGTGTCGCGCAGTTCGGACGCATCCTGCTGGAAACGGTACGCGCCGTCGTCGCCGACCGGGTCCGCATGTTCCCCACCGAATCCATCGCGATCGAGCAATCGCAGCTCGGCGAACAAGCCGGCGTGATGGGTGCCGTCGCCCTCGCTCGAAGTCCAGTGGTGGATTGA
- a CDS encoding RrF2 family transcriptional regulator encodes MLSKTAEYALRAVACMGSRTGEPISADVLAEQTKVPRRYLTRVLQDLAASGLVTSRPGPGGGYELSRPTDSLTILDVVNTVDPIQRIKDCPLGLKSHTDLCPLHKELDQAYAATEKAFANVTIKSLVESASPIIPLCES; translated from the coding sequence ATGCTTTCTAAAACCGCGGAGTACGCATTGCGTGCCGTTGCTTGCATGGGCAGCCGAACGGGTGAGCCTATTTCGGCGGATGTCTTGGCCGAGCAGACCAAGGTTCCACGCCGTTACTTGACGCGTGTGCTGCAGGACCTCGCCGCTTCGGGATTGGTCACCAGCAGGCCCGGACCCGGTGGCGGCTATGAGCTTTCACGCCCCACCGACTCCCTGACGATTCTGGATGTGGTCAACACGGTCGACCCGATTCAGCGAATCAAGGATTGCCCATTGGGGCTGAAGTCACACACGGACCTGTGTCCGCTGCACAAGGAGCTGGATCAAGCGTACGCGGCGACGGAAAAAGCGTTCGCGAATGTGACGATCAAATCGCTGGTGGAGTCTGCCAGCCCGATCATCCCGCTGTGTGAGTCATAA